ATCGCGATCCCGAACCTGCTGAACGCGATCGACCGCGGCAAGCAGAAGAGGACGATGTCGGACATGAGGTCGGTTGGCACCGCGGTCGAGTCGTACGCGGTGGACAACAACTTCTACCCGATCCAGAAGAGCATGGCGGCCGTCAACGGCGGCGCCGCCGGCATGAACGTCGAGCCGGTCTACATCAAGATTGCCCCCACGAAGGACGGCTGGGGCGGCACGCTCCTGTACGGCTCCGACGCGGCCGGCGCCGGCTCGGACTACACCATCGTGTCGTACGGCAAGGACAAGAAGCAGTCGACGACCTCGGCCGGCGCCACGAACGCCTTCGATTGCGACATCATCTACCAGAACGGCACCTTCACGGCGTACCCGGAAGGCGTCCAGACCTGATCCAATCCTTCACGGAGATCGGCGGCGCCCGCTGGGGCGCCGCCGGTCGCCGGATTTTCCCCGCGGCTCACGCGGGCGGAGCGCCCCGCCGGCATCGCCCCCTGGATCGTGCGGCCGGGTGGTTCGGAGACGTCGAGACCCACCTTCGAGGGCAGATGCGATGCAACGCGGCTTCACACTGATTGAGCTGCTGATCGTCGTCGCCATCATCGGCATCATCGCCGCCATCGCCATCCCCTCGCTCCAGACCGCCATGGACAAGGCCAAGCAGCGGGGCACGATGGCCGACATGCGCAGCATCGGCATGGCCGTCGGCGTCTACCAGATCGACGAGAGCATCTTCCCGGCGAACACCACCCCCGCGACGACGCTCGTCACGATCCTCCAGACGTACGTGAAGGCCGCGATGCCCTCGCGTGACCGATGGAACCACTTCTACGCCTATTCCTCCGACGGCTCCACCTGGTACTCGCTCGAGTCGTTCGGCAAGGACGGCATCGACGGCGTCGACATCTCGATTGCGACGAAGCTCAGGTTCGAGCAGGACCTGGTCTACGCCTCGGGACGCTTCTCCGCGTCACCCGAATAGCCGTCCCCGGCGGAATCGCCGCGACGCGTCGCGTCCCGTGGACACCGCGTGGTACCGTGACGCTCCGATGAGCAGCCCGCGGTTCTGGTGTCTCCTCCATGCGTGGCTCCTTCCGGCGATGATCCTCGGCGTCGGTCTCCTCCCTCCGCACGTCATCCCGGAGCTCGCGGCCCCCGTCGCGCTCGGCGCGCTGCTTCTGATCGTCGCCCTCCGCGGATCGGGGCGGATGCGCGCCCCGGGGCCGGGGGTCGCGTGGCCGCTCGCCGCCCTGGCCGTCGTGCTCGGGCTCAGCGTCGCCCTCTCGCTCCAGCCGCTGGCCTCGATCCGGGTGGTCGTGACGTGGCTCGGCGCCGCCGTGACGTTCGTCGCGGCGCGGAGCCTCGGGCCGGAGGCGGAGGCGAGACGAACCGCGCGCACGATCGTCCTCGCGGCGACGCTTCTCGCCGCCCTCGGGATCTACCAGTCGACGATCGCGTTCCCGGGCGCCGCCGCGATCGGCGGGGGACCTGCGGCGGAGGGCTCCCCGCCTTCGAGCGCGAAGCTCGCGGAGGCCCGCGGCGCCGAGTTCCGGCGCCTCGAGTCGGGGCGGGCGGTCGGCACGCTGGGGTTTCCCGCAGCGCTCGCGTCGATCCTCATCCTTTCGATGCCGCTCGCGTGCGCCGCCGCGCTCGGATCCCGCGGCGTCCCCCGCGTTCTCTGGATGCTCGCCGCCCTGTTCCAGGGGCTCGCGCTCCTGGCCACGCGCTCGATCGGCGGCGCCGGCGCGCTCGTGGCGGGGGCGGGGCTCGCCTCCGCAGCCTGGACGGAGATCCCGGCCCGCCGCCGCCGGGTGATCCTCCTGGTGGTCCTCGTGACGGCGGCGCTCGTGGCGGCGCCGCGCCTGCCGGGCTCCGGAGATCTCTCCGCGGGGCGGTCGGCCGCCCTGAGGCTCGAGAACTGGCGGGCTTGCGCCTCGATGATCGCTGCGCACCCGATGCTCGGCGTGGGCCCCGGCAATTTCGGGCTCGCCCTCCCGGCGCACCGAACATGGGCCAGCAACGAAACGCAGCACGTCCACAACTCCTTCCTCGAGGCCGTCTCGGACGCCGGGCTCCCGATCGCCCCGCTGCTCCTCTTGGCCCTCGCGGCGTTCGGGGGCTGGGTCCGGGCCGAGCCGGGTCGGACGGAGGGGGACGCGTCGGCGCGATGGCTCCACAGGGGGCTCGCCATCGGCTGCCTCGCGTGGCTGGCGCAGAACGCGGTCGATTTCACGGCGTACCTGGCGGCCACCTCCATCCCGTTCATGGGAGCCGCGGGGCTCCTGGCGGCTTCCGCGGAGCGGGCGCGGGAGGCCTCGGGGGGTCACCCGATCCCGGCGTCGCGCCGAGCGGGGTTCGCGACCGCGTCCGTCCTGCTCGCGCTGTCCCTGCTGGCGGTGATGATCGCGATCCCCGACGCCCTCGCGCGCCGCCACCTGGAGCGCGCGGTCGACGCGGCCGCGGCGCGCGACTTCGAGTCGGCGAGGATCGAGGCGGCGCGCAGCGTGGCCCTCGACCCGATGGATCCCGAGGCGCGCGTCGTCCTGTCGCAGTCCCTGATCGACGCGGTGCTCCACCGCCCCGCCGGGGATCCCGCGAGGGCGGAGCTCCTCGATCGGGCCGTGGTCGAGGCGGAGGAGGGGGTGCGGCTCGATCCGTCCACCGCGAACCGCCGTGCCGCGCTCGCGATGGCGCGCGCCGCCGTGGGGGATGCCGCCGGGGCCTTCGCGTCGATGGCGGCCGCCGCGCGTCTGAACGCCTTCAAGCCGGAGTACGCCGAGGAGCGCGATCGGATGCTCGGCATCCTCACGACCGGGATCGTGCCGGGGGAGCGCGGCCCGGGAGGATCGCCGTGAGCCTCGTCGAGGCGGGGCTCATCCTGCTCGTCGCGATCGTCCCGTGGGGCGAGGGGGGCGCGACCCCCGGCGCCCTGGCCGCGTCGCACACGGTCGTCTTCGTCGTCGCGGCCGCCGCGATCGTCGCCGGCTTCAGGAAGGGAACGACGCGCGTGCGGCTCCCGTGGCCCGTCATCGCCAGCCTGCCGCTCGCGGCGGTGTCGACGTTCTCGTTCCTGCGCGCCGGATACGTCTTCGGCTCGTTCGAGACATGGTGGGATCTGATCGTCGCGCTGATTCTCGCCCTCGCCCTCCTCGCGTCGCGGCCTTCGGCGCGCACGGGCGGGGCGATCTCGGCGATGGTCGTGGCCTCCGGCGTCGTGCAGTCGGTGCCGGCGGTCGCGACGCGCCTCCTCGGCGGCGTCGCCGTATCGCCGTCGTTCCTGAACCCCAACCACCTGGCGGCCTACCTGAACGTCGCGGCGCTCGTCGCCCTCGCGCGAGGGATCGGGCCGGGCGCGAATCAGACGACGACTGATCGCCGCGCGCGATGGTCGTGGCTCGCCGCGGGCGTCGTCTGCGTCGCGGGGTGCCTCGCCACGGGATCCCGCGGAGCGCTGATCGCCCTCGTCGCCACTCTCCTCCTCGCGGCCGAGGCGGCCCCCGGCCGTCTCCCGCTGCGCCGCGTCCTTCCGGTGGCTTCCATCGTCGCCGTGCTCGCGGTCCTCTCCGTCACCGTGCGCTTCGCCACGATCTTCGACCCGTACCGTTACGACCGGCCGCGCATCTGGGCGGCGGTGATCGACTCGTGGCGCGAGGCGCCGATCCTCGGACTCGGCCCCGGCATGTACGCGCACCTGGCGGCGCGGCACAACTTCCCTCAGGAGCAGGCGACCTTCCGGTTCGCGAAGGAGCCGCACTCGGCGCACTCGCAGCCGCTCCAGGTCCTCGCCGAGGAGGGGGTGGCCGGCCTCGCCGCGCTCGGGCTCCTCGTCGCGACGACCCTCGCCTGCCTGAGGCGGCAGGGCATGGAGCCCGGCGAGCGCGGGGTGGCGGGTCGCGCCGCGTACGCCCCGGCCCTCGCCGTCCTCCTTCAATCGGTCGTCGAGACCCCTTTCGGAGCCCCCGCGATCCCGTTCACCCTTCTCGCGCTCTCGTGGACGGCGCTCGCCCCGGCGGACGAAGGGTCCTCGGCGGCCGCATTTACCTTCCGCTGGCCTCGGCGGGACGACGGCGCGGCGGCCCGGATGGATCGCCTCAGGATCTCGACGTCGATCGGCGTCGTCGCCGTCGTGCTCTACGGCGTGACGGTGGCGGCGCCGTACGCGTCCTACGTCGCGGCGGAGTACGCGGCCGGGCCCGAGAGGGGGCCGCGGGCCATCGAGGCCGCGATGCGATTCTCGGCGACGGCCAACCCGCTCCAGCCCTTCGTCGCCTACGAGAGGGCCCGCGCCGCGATGGGACGGGCCCGGCAGATCTCACCGCCTCTTCTCGATCGCGCGCACGACGCCTTCTCGCGGGCGCAGGATCTCGCCCCCGGCGATCCGTCGGCCTTCGCCCTGATGGGGCGTCTGTACGCGCGCGCCGTAGGGGACTTCCCCGGCGCCGGCCCCGGCGCGGTCGAGGCGGCCGAGAGGCATTACGGCGAGGCGATCGGGCGCTCCCCGTACGATGCGAGGTTGCTCCTCGAGAGGGGGGGGTTCCGGCTGGCCACGGGGCGCGCGACCGCGGCGCTCGAGGATGCGTTGGCGGCCCTTCGCCTCGAGCCGCGGGCGCTCGCGGCCCGCCAGCTCGAACTCGAGGCGCTTCTCGAGTCGGGGAGAGGGGAGGAGGCGGCCGGCTCGCTCAGACGTCTGGACGAGGAGAGCGCGCGGCTCCGGGGGTACGAGCCCGAGAACGGTTACGAGGCGTCGCTGATCAGGATTGATCTCAGGGATCTGGAGCGGGCGCGCGCGATGATCGCGCCGTCACTCTTCCTCTTGCCCGGAGCTCCCGGTGTCTCCGGGGTCCACGCCCTCCGCGGAGGATCCGCCGTCCTGGGAGGCGGGCCTCTTGGTGGTGGGCATCATCATGACGGGGGCGGGTGGCTTCTTGGCGAGAATCTGATCGAAGAGGGAGGGCTTGGCCTTCGACTTGCGGGCCGATTTCCCCTTCCGGAAGCTGTGCCCGTGCATGCAGGTCTTGCAGACGACGGTCTGAATGGACTCCCCCGCGAGAGCCTGCACCGCATGATCGAGGTTCAGCTTGCAGCGCGGACAGTAGTCGTCGACGACGTCGCCGAGGCGCATGGGCCTCTCGTTCATAGGGGCACCCCCGAAAGACCCCCAATATAACGTGTTTTCCCCGCGGCGAGAAGTCGGTTCCCGGGGCGATATACTCGGCCCGCCGCGCCGGGAGGCGCCGGATTCTCGAGGAGAGGGCGTGACCGCGACACGAGGCGAGAACGGGAGGCTGGCGATCGAAGGGGGCCCGCCCGTGAGGCGCGAGATGCTCCTTTTCGGAGCCCCGGCGATCGGCGAGGAGGAGATCGAGGAGGTCGTCAGGACGCTTCGCTCGGGCTGGCTCGGGACGGGCCCCAGGGTGAAGCGGCTCGAGGACGACTTCCGGAAATACACGGGCGCGAAGCACGCCGTCGCGCTCAACTCCTGCACCGCCGGCATGCACCTCGCGCTCCTCGCGGCGGGGGTGGGCCCCGGCGACGAGGTCGTCGTCCCATCCCTCACCTTCGCCGCGACGGCCAACGTCGTCGTGCACGCCGGCGCGACCCCCGTCTTCGCCGACGTCGATCTCCGGACGATGAACCTCGACGTGTCGAAGCTGGAATCGCGCCTCACGCCGCGGACGAAGGCGATTCTCCCCGTGCACTTCGCGGGCCGTCCCTGCGACATGGAGCGCATCCTCGCCATCGCCCGCCCGCGCGGCATCCGGGTGATCGAGGACGCCGCCCACGCGATCGAGACGGTGGCGGCCGGGCGCAAGGTCGGATCGATCGGCGACGCCACCTGCTTCTCGTTCTACGTGACGAAGAACGTGATGACGGGCGAGGGGGGGATGGTCACCACCGACGACGACGCGTGGGCGGAGAAGCTGCGCATCTCGAGCCTCCATGGCCTCTCGCGCGACGCGTGGAAGCGATACTCGGGCTCGGGGTTCGCGCACTACGAGGTCCTGATGCCCGGCTTCAAGTACAACATGGCCGATCTCCAGGCGGCCCTCGGCATCCACCAGCTCGCGCGCGTTGCGGAAAACGCCGGGAAGAGGCGGCGGATCTGGCGCATCTACGACGAGGCCTTCGCAGGCCTTCCGGCCGAGCGGCCGGCCCCCGAGGAGGCCGGGTCGGTGCACGCCCGCCACCTCTACACGCTCCTCCTCGATCTCGATCGCCTTCGCGTCGATCGCGACGCCGTGATCGCGGCGCTGAAGGACGAGGGGATCGGCACGGGCGTCCACTTCATCGCGCTCCACCTCCACCCTTACTACCGCGATCGCTTCGACCTGCGCCCGTCCGATTTCCCGGCCTCCGCGGAGATCTCGCGCCGGACGATCTCGCTTCCTCTCTCCGCGAAGCTCACCCCCGCGGACGTCGACGACGTCGTCGCCGCGGTGCGCAAGGTCCTCACGGGCTACTCCGCCGGATGACGCCGTTCCGGCGCGCCGCCGCGAACCTGGCACTCGCCCTCGCGAGCACGTGCCTCTTCTTCGCGGCCCTCGAGACGGGCGCTCGGGTCTGGGATCGGATCCGCAACGGGACTCCCTTCTTCCTTCCCGATCCGGCGGCCTCACTCTACCAGCCGCACCCGTACCTCCCCCTCGTCCTGAAACCGGGGTCCGACTACCGCGACAACGACACCGCGGGGCACATCAACGCCCTGGGGCTGCGCGGCCCCGAGCGGTCGGCGGAGAAGCCTCCGGGGACCTACCGGGTCCTCTGCGTCGGCGGGTCGACGACCTTCGGCGCGGGGATCGTCGGCGACGAGAACACGTGGCCCGCGAGGCTCGAGGCGAAGCTGGCCGCCGCGCGCCCCGATTTGAGGGTCGAGGTCTGGAACGCCGGCGTCCCCGGGTACACGACGGCGGAGAACGTCATCTATCTCAGCCTGCGCCTCGTCGATTTCAGGCCGGACCTCGTCGTGTTCTACGAGGGGTACAACGATTTCAAGCCCAACCGGCACCCGGGGTTCCGATCCGACTACGCGCACTGGCGCGATCGCGAGGCCACCCCGCAGCGCTCCCCCCTCGATCGGCTCCGCTTCTACGTGAAGATGAAGGCGCTCGCCGACCGCCTGACCGCGGACCCCTCCGCGGAGGTCTCGGACGTCCGCTCCGGCGAGAAGCTGAAGCGCTTCGACACGGCCTCCGAGGAAGGGCTCGCGGCGTTCCGCCGGAACCTCGAGACGATGATCGCCGTCGCCCGCCGCGCGGGGGCCGACGTTGCGGTCGCGACCTACGCGCACCCGTGCACGGAGGCGAATCTCGCCGCGC
This region of Acidobacteriota bacterium genomic DNA includes:
- a CDS encoding SGNH/GDSL hydrolase family protein gives rise to the protein MTPFRRAAANLALALASTCLFFAALETGARVWDRIRNGTPFFLPDPAASLYQPHPYLPLVLKPGSDYRDNDTAGHINALGLRGPERSAEKPPGTYRVLCVGGSTTFGAGIVGDENTWPARLEAKLAAARPDLRVEVWNAGVPGYTTAENVIYLSLRLVDFRPDLVVFYEGYNDFKPNRHPGFRSDYAHWRDREATPQRSPLDRLRFYVKMKALADRLTADPSAEVSDVRSGEKLKRFDTASEEGLAAFRRNLETMIAVARRAGADVAVATYAHPCTEANLAARPDLFSYLPGYLPNLTFLGVLDAFDRYNDAVRSVAASDHARLADAARAIPADPALFVDHVHFNARGAEQFAQVVVGAILPALPPAAARAP
- a CDS encoding DegT/DnrJ/EryC1/StrS family aminotransferase, which gives rise to MLLFGAPAIGEEEIEEVVRTLRSGWLGTGPRVKRLEDDFRKYTGAKHAVALNSCTAGMHLALLAAGVGPGDEVVVPSLTFAATANVVVHAGATPVFADVDLRTMNLDVSKLESRLTPRTKAILPVHFAGRPCDMERILAIARPRGIRVIEDAAHAIETVAAGRKVGSIGDATCFSFYVTKNVMTGEGGMVTTDDDAWAEKLRISSLHGLSRDAWKRYSGSGFAHYEVLMPGFKYNMADLQAALGIHQLARVAENAGKRRRIWRIYDEAFAGLPAERPAPEEAGSVHARHLYTLLLDLDRLRVDRDAVIAALKDEGIGTGVHFIALHLHPYYRDRFDLRPSDFPASAEISRRTISLPLSAKLTPADVDDVVAAVRKVLTGYSAG
- a CDS encoding O-antigen ligase family protein, encoding MSSPRFWCLLHAWLLPAMILGVGLLPPHVIPELAAPVALGALLLIVALRGSGRMRAPGPGVAWPLAALAVVLGLSVALSLQPLASIRVVVTWLGAAVTFVAARSLGPEAEARRTARTIVLAATLLAALGIYQSTIAFPGAAAIGGGPAAEGSPPSSAKLAEARGAEFRRLESGRAVGTLGFPAALASILILSMPLACAAALGSRGVPRVLWMLAALFQGLALLATRSIGGAGALVAGAGLASAAWTEIPARRRRVILLVVLVTAALVAAPRLPGSGDLSAGRSAALRLENWRACASMIAAHPMLGVGPGNFGLALPAHRTWASNETQHVHNSFLEAVSDAGLPIAPLLLLALAAFGGWVRAEPGRTEGDASARWLHRGLAIGCLAWLAQNAVDFTAYLAATSIPFMGAAGLLAASAERAREASGGHPIPASRRAGFATASVLLALSLLAVMIAIPDALARRHLERAVDAAAARDFESARIEAARSVALDPMDPEARVVLSQSLIDAVLHRPAGDPARAELLDRAVVEAEEGVRLDPSTANRRAALAMARAAVGDAAGAFASMAAAARLNAFKPEYAEERDRMLGILTTGIVPGERGPGGSP
- a CDS encoding O-antigen ligase family protein, with product MSLVEAGLILLVAIVPWGEGGATPGALAASHTVVFVVAAAAIVAGFRKGTTRVRLPWPVIASLPLAAVSTFSFLRAGYVFGSFETWWDLIVALILALALLASRPSARTGGAISAMVVASGVVQSVPAVATRLLGGVAVSPSFLNPNHLAAYLNVAALVALARGIGPGANQTTTDRRARWSWLAAGVVCVAGCLATGSRGALIALVATLLLAAEAAPGRLPLRRVLPVASIVAVLAVLSVTVRFATIFDPYRYDRPRIWAAVIDSWREAPILGLGPGMYAHLAARHNFPQEQATFRFAKEPHSAHSQPLQVLAEEGVAGLAALGLLVATTLACLRRQGMEPGERGVAGRAAYAPALAVLLQSVVETPFGAPAIPFTLLALSWTALAPADEGSSAAAFTFRWPRRDDGAAARMDRLRISTSIGVVAVVLYGVTVAAPYASYVAAEYAAGPERGPRAIEAAMRFSATANPLQPFVAYERARAAMGRARQISPPLLDRAHDAFSRAQDLAPGDPSAFALMGRLYARAVGDFPGAGPGAVEAAERHYGEAIGRSPYDARLLLERGGFRLATGRATAALEDALAALRLEPRALAARQLELEALLESGRGEEAAGSLRRLDEESARLRGYEPENGYEASLIRIDLRDLERARAMIAPSLFLLPGAPGVSGVHALRGGSAVLGGGPLGGGHHHDGGGWLLGENLIEEGGLGLRLAGRFPLPEAVPVHAGLADDGLNGLPRESLHRMIEVQLAARTVVVDDVAEAHGPLVHRGTPERPPI
- a CDS encoding type II secretion system protein GspG, which codes for IAIPNLLNAIDRGKQKRTMSDMRSVGTAVESYAVDNNFYPIQKSMAAVNGGAAGMNVEPVYIKIAPTKDGWGGTLLYGSDAAGAGSDYTIVSYGKDKKQSTTSAGATNAFDCDIIYQNGTFTAYPEGVQT
- a CDS encoding prepilin-type N-terminal cleavage/methylation domain-containing protein — translated: MQRGFTLIELLIVVAIIGIIAAIAIPSLQTAMDKAKQRGTMADMRSIGMAVGVYQIDESIFPANTTPATTLVTILQTYVKAAMPSRDRWNHFYAYSSDGSTWYSLESFGKDGIDGVDISIATKLRFEQDLVYASGRFSASPE